A window from Triticum aestivum cultivar Chinese Spring chromosome 6D, IWGSC CS RefSeq v2.1, whole genome shotgun sequence encodes these proteins:
- the LOC123143434 gene encoding uncharacterized protein has product MLLLRRCSHRPPRRAAPLLPAVHRVAPLLPAVHRVAMSSAPASPTATPSSSPAAEYHCRTKHSLTAGYARGPGRLDWANQPNPFLRFPPSPATPLPNPPPPSSSAVVPYPALFHAPPPPPRPLSLDSLSDLLFHSLALSAWKSAGASTWSLRVNPSSGNLHPTEAHVLFEDPRAPGRLVLSHYAPRDHLLEARATLPAGDRSALLPPPATAVLALSSVFWREAWKYGERALRYCNHDVGHALAAVALAAATLGWDARLLDGLSDQDLGRLVGVDKGCPAPAPADKIKMASGKKGPAPWLERQHPDCALLLFPAGSEEPEVDYGRMSDALREFDELEWVGKANALSKDHVVWDVIYKTAEAVKKHQPMPGERFSVSPWNTSTKLSEGPYKDLTAQEVVRRRRSAVDMDGTHVMGKEEFYQILLHCLPSGELSPGERQGPQSALPFRVLPWDAEVHAALFVHRVSGLPKGLYFLVRNEEHFDTLRNAMRQDFEWARPEGCPDGLPLYRLMKGDCQRLAMQISCMQDIASHGCFSLGMIARFEPVLDDKGEWMYPRLFWETGVLGQVLYLEAHAVGISATGIGCYFDDAVHEVLGLKDLEFQSLYHFTVGAPVVDKRIMSLPAYPGPGIDA; this is encoded by the exons atgctcctcctccgccgctgctCCCACCGCCCCCCACGCCGCGCCGCTCCCCTCCTCCCCGCCGTCCaccgcgtcgctcctctcctcccTGCCGTCCACCGCGTAGCCATGTCCTCCGCCCCGGCTTCCCCTACCGCGACGCCGTCCTCCTCACCGGCGGCGGAGTACCACTGCCGGACCAAGCACAGCCTGACGGCCGGCTACGCGCGCGGCCCGGGCCGCCTCGACTGGGCCAACCAGCCCAACCCCTTCCTCCGCTTCCCCCCTTCCCCCGCCACCCCTCTCCCCAACCCGCCGCCCCCGTCGTCCTCCGCCGTCGTCCCCTACCCGGCCCTcttccacgcgccgccgccgccgccgcggccgctctCGCTCGACTCCCTCTCCGACCTCCTCTTCCACTCGCTCGCCCTCTCCGCCTGGAAGTCCGCCGGCGCGTCCACCTGGTCCCTCCGCGTCAACCCCAGCAGCGGCAACCTCCACCCCACCGAGGCCCACGTCCTGTTCGAGGACCCGCGGGCGCCCGGCCGCCTCGTCCTCTCCCACTACGCGCCCCGCGACCACCTCCTCGAGGCCCGCGCCACCCTGCCCGCCGGCGACCGCTCGGCGCTCCtgccgccgccggccaccgccgtgCTCGCGCTGTCGTCCGTCTTCTGGCGGGAGGCCTGGAAGTACGGCGAGCGGGCGCTGCGGTACTGCAACCACGACGTGGGCCACGCGCTGGCCGCGGTCGCCCTGGCCGCAGCCACTCTTGGGTGGGATGCCCGGTTGCTCGACGGCTTGTCCGATCAGGACCTTGGGAGGCTAGTGGGGGTTGACAAAGGGTGCCCTGCCCCTGCTCCTGCAGACAAAATCAAAATGGCAAGTGGCAAGAAGGGGCCGGCGCCATGGCTGGAGAGGCAACACCCAGATTGTGCTCTCCTGTTGTTCCCTGCGGGCTCAGAAGAACCAGAGGTGGACTATGGGAGGATGAGTGATGCTCTGAGGGAATTCGATGAGTTGGAGTGGGTGGGCAAGGCGAATGCACTCAGCAAGGATCATGTGGTGTGGGATGTCATCTACAAGACGGCAGAGGCTGTCAAGAAACACCAACCTATGCCTGGGGAGCGCTTCTCGGTGAGCCCATGGAACACGAGCACCAAATTGTCGGAAGGGCCGTATAAGGATCTCACGGCGCaggaggtggtgcggcggcggaggagcgcggtTGACATGGACGGGACACACGTCATGGGGAAGGAAGAATTCTATCAGATACTGCTGCATTGTTTGCCTTCAGGTGAGCTTAGCCCGGGGGAGCGACAGGGACCACAGAGCGCTCTGCCATTTCGTGTGTTGCCGTGGGATGCAGAGGTGCACGCCGCACTGTTTGTGCACCGCGTCTCAGGGCTGCCCAAGGGGCTGTATTTCTTGGTTAGGAACGAGGAGCATTTTGATACATTACGAAATGCTATGAGACAGGATTTCGAGTGGGCTCGACCAGAGGGATGCCCTGATGGCCTCCCACTCTATAGGCTGATGAAAGGGGATTGCCAGAGGTTGGCAATGCAGATATCATGTATGCAG GATATTGCCTCACATGGATGCTTTAGCCTTGGGATGATCGCTCGATTTGAACCTGTGCTGGATGACAAAGGTGAATGGATGTATCCTCGTTTATTCTGGGAGACAGGTGTTCTTGGTCAAGTTCTATACCTTGAGGCGCATGCTGTAGGAATATCTGCCACGGGGATTGGTTGCTACTTTGATGATGCTG TTCATGAGGTGCTTGGTTTGAAAGACCTGGAATTCCAAAGCCTGTACCATTTTACGGTGGGCGCCCCTGTGGTTGACAAGCGGATCATGAGTCTCCCGGCATACCCAGGGCCAGGGATTGATGCATGA